DNA sequence from the Parambassis ranga chromosome 1, fParRan2.1, whole genome shotgun sequence genome:
TGTAGGTGTCATTAAAAGAGGCAGAACTGCATTCATTTTAACTTCAACATACTGAGCACTTTTCTGCACCTTTTCCCCTACTACAGTTCACACCAACACAGACTCACTCATTCCCCGCCCCTGCAGCTTCTTTAGTCCAGAAGAAGCCGCTCGGGAAAGTGGCGagacgtcttcaaaaaacaattcttgagtccagttgcctcaaatCAAACTCTTGGAAATATAGAGACATGTATGCAGGCATACATTGCTGCATTCACATTTCaggttaaaataaacatttacaaaaatgtgtgtttttttttttttgatgtgccAATTCCACAGGTCATCAAAGAGGAaaacatctctgtctctcttactCTCACACACCCTCACAAGGTcgtcaaaggaaaaaaatctctttctctctctctcacactctctcacacacacacacacacacacaccagcatgttCAGCTATCTTTGTAAAGACATTTGTTGACAAATAAAATGAGAACCAGCCAAATGTCCTCACTTGAATAGTGATTTGGGGTCTTGTATGGTCCTTCAGTAATGATTATTCACAGAAACAAGGTGTGCAGTCACATGAGCAACATCCAAAGCCTCACTTGTCCACTACTAGTAGAAACACCAATAACACCAAGAATAAATCCACTAATAAATGATATGCAGACGTATCTTGAAGGAGTTCAtccagcttgtgttttcatcaggcTGGTTTTGACTCACGCAGTAACACTGCTGTGAAGGATGACTGTAACAGAAACGAGTCTTCCTCTGGCTGTGTTGAAGACCTCTCTCCTGAACCAGGATGACTTAcagcattgatggaacaatgcaTTCTGAATGACACCAGTAAACTGGACAAGGACATGTCCACACAAACACCTTCTGCATAAATCATCATCAAGTAGAAAAGGAGAACTcaatgaaacaaatgaaacacaaatatttGATAACTGATTCAATATTATACGTTAGTGGTGAAAGTACAAGAACCTTTGCTTCTTGCAGAAGCTTTTTTCTTCTGAGGAAAATGAAACCTGACTACAGCAGAACTGATGCCGGAGCAACGCACCCATCCCCCTACATCCAACCAGTCACAAGCTGAGCCAATCACAGACAGGGGACTGCACAGAAGTATTTGCATGCAGTCTGTATAAGAAAAGTCGTTGTCGACTCTCACAATCATTCCTTGTTGAGAAATCCCGAATAGTCAACATGCCTGAACCCGCCAAGTCTGCGCCCAAGAAGGGCTCCAAGAAGGCCGTGACCAAGACCGCCGGCAAAGGaggcaagaagaagagaaagaccaGGAAGGAGAGCTACGCCATCTACGTGTACAAAGTCTTGAAGCAGGTGCACCCTGATACCGGTATCTCCTCCAAGGCCATGAGCATCATGAACTCCTTCGTGAACGACATCTTTGAGCGCATCGCCTCCGAGGCCTCTCGTCTGGCTCACTACAACAAGCGCTCCACCATCACTTCCAGGGAGATCCAGACCGccgtcaggctgctgctgcccggTGAGCTGGCTAAGCACGCTGTGTCTGAGGGCACCAAGGCCGTCACCAAGTACACCAGCTCCAAGTAAACAGCTGCTACTTCAACAACAACCCAacggctcttttaagagccacccACTTCTTCTAAAGAGCGAGTCCGTTTTTAAGAGGGACCTTGTTTTATGGGTGGTTTGTATTGATGCCCGTAGGAAAAAAATGGGATAGTACAGAAGTACTTTACTTATTCCTCGCTGTTGCAgtagcaatatacaggcacttgGCATACTAATCATACCTCgctgtaaacacatttacagaaaatagaaacattaaatataaatgtgcAATTATATAATAAAAGGATTGCGCAAAATCTGGCGGGAAAGAGAAACAGTCCTGGCCTGTGGCCACAAAGAT
Encoded proteins:
- the LOC114440366 gene encoding histone H2B 1/2, producing MPEPAKSAPKKGSKKAVTKTAGKGGKKKRKTRKESYAIYVYKVLKQVHPDTGISSKAMSIMNSFVNDIFERIASEASRLAHYNKRSTITSREIQTAVRLLLPGELAKHAVSEGTKAVTKYTSSK